One window of Nicotiana tomentosiformis chromosome 11, ASM39032v3, whole genome shotgun sequence genomic DNA carries:
- the LOC104112511 gene encoding GRAS family protein RAD1-like: MHEMNSDWVLSFQSHNQDFAIRQFCAAARMIDQEQQQQHSQNSIGELYTYTSTPDHSASSQEEQEFVDSFFNIDSYDKDPLDQQVNLDVEEFGDFTSMILNEYSYKNLSVLTDEEPRYTVLEACSSSDDLIGAEKPFDAETISHDHVEAEVNQGLQLVHLLLACAEAVGCRDTRLSDSLLTQIWPAVTPFGDSLQRVSYCFALGLQSRLTLLQHRNNAGATLIQDQLAALSRVEKREAYHWLNQITPYMAFGFMAANDAICKASSGKECLHIIDLGMLRIFQWQSLIRTLTAQPDSPPPRLVRITGILEDTHDFMELELGLKSLMDEVAATSSGNIRLEFQVIKEPVSASLFTREKLDVREGEALIVNSVMQLHKYVKESRGSLKTILQAIKKLGPALVIVVEQDANHNGPFFLGRFLESLHYYSAVFDSLEASLPRDSTTRIKIEKCHYAEEIRNIVAYEGSNRIERHERADQWRRQLGRAGFQVVGLKCMSQVRMMLSVYGSDGYTLASEKGCLLLGWKGRPIMFASAWEVHNVASS; the protein is encoded by the coding sequence ATGCATGAAATGAATTCGGATTGGGTGCTCTCCTTTCAGAGCCACAACCAAGATTTTGCCATTCGACAATTTTGTGCTGCTGCCCGAATGATCgatcaagaacaacaacaacaacattcaCAAAATAGTATAGGTGAGCTGTACACTTATACTAGCACCCCTGATCACTCAGCCTCTTCCCAGGAGGAGCAAGAATTTGTTGATAGCTTCTTCAACATTGATTCTTACGACAAAGATCCTCTTGATCAGCAAGTAAATCTTGATGTTGAGGAGTTTGGAGACTTCACATCAATGATACTCAATGAATACAGTTACAAGAATCTATCAGTGCTGACCGATGAAGAACCAAGGTATACCGTGCTGGAGGCTTGTAGCTCAAGCGATGATCTTATTGGAGCAGAGAAGCCTTTTGACGCGGAAACAATTAGCCATGACCATGTGGAGGCAGAGGTGAATCAGGGGCTTCAGCTTGTACATTTGCTCTTGGCTTGTGCTGAGGCTGTAGGTTGTAGGGACACTCGACTTTCTGATTCATTGCTTACTCAAATCTGGCCTGCAGTCACCCCTTTTGGTGACTCACTCCAAAGGGTCTCCTATTGCTTTGCTTTGGGACTGCAATCCAGACTAACGCTTCTTCAACATAGAAATAATGCAGGTGCAACATTAATACAGGACCAGTTAGCAGCTTTGTCTAGAGTGGAGAAAAGAGAGGCCTATCATTGGTTGAACCAAATCACTCCGTACATGGCTTTTGGTTTCATGGCTGCAAATGATGCTATCTGCAAAGCTTCCAGTGGGAAGGAATGCTTGCATATCATTGATCTTGGCATGCTCCGTATTTTTCAATGGCAATCCTTAATTAGAACATTAACCGCACAACCAGACTCACCTCCTCCAAGACTAGTTCGCATCACAGGCATTCTTGAAGATACTCATGATTTTATGGAACTTGAACTAGGATTGAAGAGCCTTATGGATGAGGTTGCTGCTACTTCTTCAGGCAATATTCGTCTAGAGTTCCAAGTGATCAAGGAGCCAGTATCAGCATCGCTCTTCACTAGGGAAAAGCTTGATGTAAGAGAAGGGGAGGCTTTAATTGTGAACAGCGTCATGCAGTTGCACAAGTATGTGAAAGAGAGCAGAGGATCTCTCAAGACCATTCTTCAAGCCATCAAGAAATTAGGCCCTGCTCTGGTTATTGTGGTGGAACAGGACGCCAATCACAATGGCCCTTTCTTTCTAGGAAGATTCTTGGAATCACTTCACTATTACTCTGCCGTTTTTGATTCGCTTGAAGCTAGCCTCCCACGGGACTCCACCACAAGGATTAAGATAGAGAAGTGTCATTATGCAGAGGAGATTCGAAACATTGTGGCATATGAAGGATCGAATAGGATCGAGAGGCATGAAAGAGCAGACCAGTGGCGCAGGCAACTTGGACGTGCTGGTTTTCAGGTAGTAGGATTGAAGTGTATGAGCCAGGTTCGGATGATGCTTTCAGTCTATGGTTCCGATGGTTATACTCTAGCCAGTGAGAAGGGTTGCCTTCTGCTAGGATGGAAAGGAAGGCCAATAATGTTTGCATCTGCTTGGGAAGTCCACAATGTTGCCTCCTCCTGA